A region from the Lycium barbarum isolate Lr01 chromosome 8, ASM1917538v2, whole genome shotgun sequence genome encodes:
- the LOC132605740 gene encoding pentatricopeptide repeat-containing protein At1g62930, chloroplastic-like, with amino-acid sequence MEQGNTKPNINNYNIVIDALCKDRNADAAVTLLNEMKQKGIPPNIVTYNSLIDGLCKLGQWEKVTTLFSEMVDVNIYPDVCTFNIVIAGLCIEGKVKDAEEVMKHMVGKGVEPDIITYNAILDGYCLHGQLDRARRNFDLMIEKCIEPNIISYNILINGYCKQKKLGEAMQLFREISQEGSKPDIITYNTVLQGLFEVGRIGDAKKFFDEMLSTGLIPDLYTHCTLLNGYFKYGLVEEAMSLFNKLERKREITHIKFYNFVINGLCKNGKLDKARAIFEKLSPIGLLPNARTYNSMINGFCLEGLIDEANDMLRKMEESGYLSDDITYNVIVRGFLRCRKTSEMATFMKEMAGRGFSFDANTTELLVNVIRENPYVLYMIPELHSINKK; translated from the coding sequence ATGGAGCAAGGAAACACTAagcccaacatcaataactaCAACATTGTTATAGATGCGCTTTGCAAAGATAGAAACGCAGATGCTGCCGTCACCCTTTTGAACGAGATGAAGCAGAAAGGCATTCCTCCTAACATAGTCACATATAATTCATTAATTGATGGTTTGTGTAAGCTTGGTCAGTGGGAAAAGGTTACAACTTTGTTCTCTGAGATGGTGGACGTTAATATTTATCCAGATGTGTGTACCTTCAACATAGTGATAGCTGGTCTATGCATAGAAGGGAAAGTCAAAGATGCCGAGGAAGTAATGAAACACATGGTCGGAAAAGGTGTAGAGCCTGATATTATCACATACAATGCGATATTGGATGGATATTGTTTGCATGGTCAACTAGATAGAGCGAGGAGAAATTTTGATCTCATGATAGAGAAGTGCATTGAGCCTAACATTATTAGCTATAACATACTAATAAATGGATACTGTAAACAAAAGAAATTGGGGGAGGCCATGCAATTGTTTCGTGAAATTTCTCAAGAGGGATCAAAGCCTGATATTATTACCTACAATACTGTCTTGCAAGGTCTGTTTGAAGTTGGAAGAATTGGTGATGCAAAAAAGTTCTTTGATGAGATGCTATCTACGGGGCTGATACCTGATCTGTACACTCATTGCACTTTGCTCAATGGTTATTTTAAGTACGGACTTGTTGAAGAAGCTATGTCACTCTTTaataagttggaaagaaagagagaaattACTCATATTAAATTTTacaattttgtcattaatggatTGTGCAAAAATGGTAAACTCGACAAAGCTCGTGCTATTTTTGAGAAGCTTTCTCCAATTGGATTGCTTCCGAATGCAAGAACATACAATTCAATGATAAATGGGTTTTGTCTAGAAGGGTTGATAGATGAAGCCAATGATATGCTAAGAAAAATGGAGGAGAGCGGTTATTTGTCAGATGACATCACTTACAATGTTATTGTGCGAGGATTTCTCAGGTGCAGAAAAACTAGTGAAATGGCAACATTCATGAAAGAAATGGCTGGAAGGGGCTTCTCATTTGATGCAAATACAACTGAGTTACTGGTAAATGTTATTAGGGAGAATCCTTATGTCCTTTATATGATACCTGAGCTTCACTCGATAAATAAGAAGTGA
- the LOC132605742 gene encoding uncharacterized protein LOC132605742, producing the protein MAASTQQEDSSSSLNWKEKIFLPTLLAGVTGGGAGLVSKHRKVHGSANICGTYATNFAIVTACYCGAREFVRASRTGKPDDLLNSAIGGFGSGAILGRLQGGTLGAVRYSVMFAVVGTTVDYATIRVKPALRSYYDSLVNKRDDWLKLPEWSPIKVLDEEALAAKRAREEELYRSVHNLKKES; encoded by the exons ATGGCTGCTTCCACACAACAAGAAGATTCTTCTTCATCACTGAATTGGAAGGAAAAGATATTTCTTCCCACTCTCTTAGCTG GGGTGACTGGTGGAGGAGCTGGTTTGGTATCAAAGCATCGGAAAGTACATGGCTCAGCAAATATTTGTGGAACCTATGCAACTAATTTTGCTATTGTTACTGCCTGTTACTGCG GTGCTCGTGAGTTTGTAAGAGCGAGTAGAACAGGAAAGCCTGATGATCTGCTTAACTCAGCCATTGGAGGTTTTGGTAGTGGTGCTATACTTGGACGTCTGCAAG GTGGTACACTTGGTGCCGTACGTTATTCTGTCATGTTTGCAGTTGTTGGAACAACAGTTGATTATGCGACTATAAGAGTAAAACCAGCCTTGAGAAGCTACTACGACTCTCTGGTAAATAAGAGAGATGATTGGTTAAAACTTCCCGAGTGGTCGCCTATCAAAGTGCTTGATGAGGAGGCTCTTGCTGCAAAGCGTGCTCGGGAAGAGGAGCTATACAGAAGTGTCCACAATCTGAAGAAGGAATCATGA